In Sphingomonas sp. SUN019, the genomic window GATGGTCGTCATCATGACCACGATCCTCGCGATCTTCTTCCTCGGCGTCGATTCGGTGTTCGACGCGATCGTCAAGGCGCTCGTGCGCCTGGCCCAATAGTTCAGGAAACGACACGCATGGCCCGCTGGTACATCATCCACGCTTACTCGGGTTTCGAGGGCAAGGTGCGCGACGCCATCATGGCGGAGGCGACGCGCATGGGCCTCGACACGCTGGTCGAGCAGATCGAGGTTCCGACCGAAACCGTGACCGAGGCGCGCCGCGGCAAGAAGATCGCGGTCGAACGCAAGTTCATGCCCGGTTACGTCCTCGCCAAGCTGGAAATGACCGACCAAGTCTATCACCTGGTCAAGAACACGCCAAAGGTCACCGGCTTCCTCGGCAGCATGGGCAAGCCCCAGGCGGTCAGCGACGCCGAAGCATCCCGCATGCTGAACAGCAAGGAAGAGGCGGCGGCCGCGCCCAAGGCGCAGATCAAGGTCGACTACGAGATCGGCGACGCGGTCAAGGTGCTGGACGGCC contains:
- the secE gene encoding preprotein translocase subunit SecE; this translates as MAKTSPVEFIQQVRAETRKVVWPSFKETWMTGVMVVIMTTILAIFFLGVDSVFDAIVKALVRLAQ
- the nusG gene encoding transcription termination/antitermination protein NusG; protein product: MARWYIIHAYSGFEGKVRDAIMAEATRMGLDTLVEQIEVPTETVTEARRGKKIAVERKFMPGYVLAKLEMTDQVYHLVKNTPKVTGFLGSMGKPQAVSDAEASRMLNSKEEAAAAPKAQIKVDYEIGDAVKVLDGPFASFNGTVEELDFDKAKVKVSVSIFGRATPVELDFEQVERSK